The genomic stretch ATCTGAACTAATAAGAAAGCAGATTGAGGAGTTTGAGGCATCTGTAAACTTGGATGAGACCGGTATTGTTATCAAGGTTGGAGACGGAGTTGCAAGGGTCTACGGACTTGAAAACGTCGAGTACGGAGAAGTTGTAGAGTTTGAGGACGGAACCGAGGGAGTTGCCTTCAACCTCGAAGAGGACAACGTAGGTGTTGTTCTCTTGGGAGAAGGAAAAGGGATTGTTGAAGGCGGTAAGGCAAAGAGAACAGGAAGAATCCTTGATATGCCCGTTGGCGATGGCCTCATTGGAAGGGTCTTAGACCCCCTTGGAAATCCCATTGATGGTAAGGGAGATATTGAATTTGTAGAGAGAAGAGCTGTTGAGCGTATTGCTCCAGGTATTGTAACTAGAAAGCCCGTTCACGAACCTCTTCAAACGGGAATTAAAGCGATAGATGCCCTCATTCCAATTGGAAGGGGACAGAGGGAATTAATCATTGGTGATAGGCAAACTGGTAAAACAACAATTGCAATAGATACGATTTTGAACCAGAAGAGGGAAAACGTTATCTGTGTTTACTGTGCCGTAGGTCAGAAGCGTTCAACTGTTGCTCAAACGGTTCAACTTCTAAAAGAACTTGGGGCTATGGACTACACAATCGTTATTTCTGCTACAGCTTCCGACCCTGCTTCACTTCAGTACTTAGCACCCTACGCTGCATGTACAGTTGCCGAGTATTTCAGGGATACAGGAAGGGCTGCTTTAATCATCTATGACGACCTCTCAAAACAGGCTGTTGCTTACCGTGAAATGTCACTCCTCTTGAGACGTCCTCCTGGACGTGAAGCTTATCCTGGTGACGTTTTCTACCTTCACTCAAGGCTTCTTGAAAGGGCTGCCAAGCTTAACGATGAGCTTGGAGCAGGTTCATTAACAGCTCTACCAATAGTTGAGACTAAGGCTGGAGATATCTCTGCTTACATTCCAACAAACGTTATC from Balnearium lithotrophicum encodes the following:
- the atpA gene encoding F0F1 ATP synthase subunit alpha, with protein sequence MQIRAEEISELIRKQIEEFEASVNLDETGIVIKVGDGVARVYGLENVEYGEVVEFEDGTEGVAFNLEEDNVGVVLLGEGKGIVEGGKAKRTGRILDMPVGDGLIGRVLDPLGNPIDGKGDIEFVERRAVERIAPGIVTRKPVHEPLQTGIKAIDALIPIGRGQRELIIGDRQTGKTTIAIDTILNQKRENVICVYCAVGQKRSTVAQTVQLLKELGAMDYTIVISATASDPASLQYLAPYAACTVAEYFRDTGRAALIIYDDLSKQAVAYREMSLLLRRPPGREAYPGDVFYLHSRLLERAAKLNDELGAGSLTALPIVETKAGDISAYIPTNVISITDGQIFLETDLFYKGQRPAINVGLSVSRVGGAAQIKAMKQVAGKLRLELARYRELEAFAQFASDLDPATRAQLERGRRMMELLKQPPHKPIPVEKQIVAFFAAINGYLDDIPVEAVNKFEWELYAFMDAKYSDVLQGILEKKQLDDELTEKLHKAIKEFKATFTA